GGTGTATGGCGAACTAGAACGCGAGCGACTTCACGTGCGCCCAGTTCTGTTTTGCGGCGGCGAGTTCGTCGGCGGGCCCTTCTTGCTCTACGAAACACGGCTTGTTGGCGATGTCCGTGACCTCGTGCAAAAACTTGCGCAGATCGAACACGCCGGCGCCGAGTTCGGTGTCGTGCGTCCGATCGGCCACCACATCCTTCAGGTGGAAGGTGGCGTAGCGCGTGCGATATTTGGCGAGATACGCAAAGGGATCAGCACCACCGACCGTCATATTGCCGGTGTCGAGCTGTAGCCGCACCGCAGCGGGATCGGTGCGCTGCACAAACAGATCGTACGGCACTTGGCCGTCGATCGGTTTGAAGTGGTCCGGCTCGTTATGAAAGGCGAGCCAGATGCCGGCTTTGCGCGCGGCGGCGCCCGCCGTATTGAAGTGATCGGCCCATTTTCGCCACGCTTCGAGTGAATGCTGCGTTTCGGC
The genomic region above belongs to Gemmatimonadota bacterium and contains:
- a CDS encoding sugar phosphate isomerase/epimerase; translation: MKRRTFLHAVGTSVVGAHLAPLRPRATAQLDRIGLELYSVRAAMRQNPERTLAAVRAIGYTDVELLWSFDNFGRSPKQVRDTLRAEGLRAPSAHIAPELLLGDWNRALDDAKLIGQQYLIVPSLPAETQHSLEAWRKWADHFNTAGAAARKAGIWLAFHNEPDHFKPIDGQVPYDLFVQRTDPAAVRLQLDTGNMTVGGADPFAYLAKYRTRYATFHLKDVVADRTHDTELGAGVFDLRKFLHEVTDIANKPCFVEQEGPADELAAAKQNWAHVKSLAF